In Amycolatopsis endophytica, the following are encoded in one genomic region:
- the qcrB gene encoding cytochrome bc1 complex cytochrome b subunit, with product MSSLTTPTRGSNLLERQAAEAANNADQRYRLAKGLRHQMNKVFPTHWSFLLGEIALYSFIVVLITGVYLTLFFDPSMTEVVYNGPFKNLQGVEMSRAFQTTLEISFEVRGGLFVRQLHHWAALVFVAAMMVHMFRIFFTGAFRRPREANWIVGALLLILGMFEGFFGYSLPDDLLSGTGIRATLSGIVLSVPVMGTWLHWALFGGEFPGDEIVPRMYTLHILLLPGIMLALVGVHLALVWYQKHTQFPGVRRKETNVVGVRIVPVFAAKAGAFFVIVTGVLAIMAGVFQINPIWNLGPYNPGQVSAGSQPDWYLAWADGLLRIFPAWELYLGNYTVPAVFFAGAVWMPVLFALLIGYPFLERKLSGDTAHHNLLQRPRDAPVRTSIGMMALSFFMIIELSGFNDIIADKFMISLNATTWAGRIGILVVPPLAYFITYRICLGLQRADREVLEHGIETGIIKRLPHGEFIEIHQPLGGVDSHGHAVPLEYQGSAVPKKMNKLGAAGRAVPGTMLAPDPAEETAALDRARGDGHHGNGHGNGEVPSKGEVPAGWTTPDQ from the coding sequence ATGAGTTCACTGACCACGCCGACGAGGGGTTCCAACCTCCTGGAACGGCAGGCCGCCGAGGCCGCGAACAACGCCGACCAGCGGTACCGCCTGGCCAAGGGCCTGCGGCACCAGATGAACAAGGTCTTCCCGACCCACTGGTCGTTCCTGCTCGGTGAGATCGCGCTCTACAGCTTCATCGTCGTGCTCATCACGGGTGTCTACCTGACCCTGTTCTTCGATCCGTCGATGACCGAGGTCGTCTACAACGGGCCGTTCAAGAACCTGCAGGGCGTCGAGATGTCCCGCGCGTTCCAGACGACCCTGGAGATCTCGTTCGAGGTCCGCGGTGGTCTCTTCGTCCGCCAGCTGCACCACTGGGCCGCGCTGGTGTTCGTCGCGGCGATGATGGTGCACATGTTCCGGATCTTCTTCACCGGAGCGTTCCGCCGCCCGCGCGAGGCCAACTGGATCGTCGGCGCGCTGCTGCTGATCCTGGGCATGTTCGAGGGCTTCTTCGGCTACTCGCTGCCGGACGACCTGCTCTCCGGCACCGGTATCCGCGCCACCCTGTCGGGGATCGTGCTCTCGGTGCCGGTCATGGGCACCTGGCTGCACTGGGCGCTGTTCGGCGGGGAGTTCCCCGGCGACGAGATCGTGCCGCGCATGTACACGCTGCACATCCTGCTGCTGCCGGGCATCATGCTGGCGCTGGTCGGTGTGCACCTGGCGCTGGTCTGGTACCAGAAGCACACCCAGTTCCCGGGTGTGCGGCGCAAGGAGACCAACGTCGTCGGCGTCCGGATCGTGCCGGTGTTCGCCGCGAAGGCCGGGGCGTTCTTCGTCATCGTCACCGGTGTCCTGGCGATCATGGCGGGTGTCTTCCAGATCAACCCGATCTGGAACCTGGGGCCGTACAACCCGGGGCAGGTGTCCGCGGGTTCGCAGCCGGACTGGTACCTGGCGTGGGCGGACGGTCTGCTGCGGATCTTCCCCGCGTGGGAGCTCTACCTGGGCAACTACACGGTCCCGGCGGTGTTCTTCGCCGGTGCGGTCTGGATGCCGGTGCTGTTCGCCCTGCTCATCGGGTACCCGTTCCTCGAACGGAAGCTGTCCGGCGACACCGCTCACCACAACCTGCTCCAGCGCCCGCGTGACGCGCCGGTCCGTACCTCGATCGGCATGATGGCGCTGTCGTTCTTCATGATCATCGAGCTGTCCGGGTTCAACGACATCATCGCGGACAAGTTCATGATCTCGCTGAACGCGACGACGTGGGCGGGCCGGATCGGGATCCTGGTGGTGCCGCCGCTGGCGTACTTCATCACCTACCGGATCTGCCTCGGCCTCCAGCGGGCCGACCGTGAGGTGCTGGAGCACGGCATCGAGACGGGCATCATCAAGCGCCTGCCGCACGGTGAGTTCATCGAGATCCACCAGCCGCTGGGCGGGGTGGACAGCCACGGCCACGCCGTTCCGCTGGAGTACCAGGGTTCGGCGGTGCCGAAGAAGATGAACAAGCTCGGCGCGGCCGGACGCGCGGTGCCGGGCACGATGCTGGCGCCGGACCCGGCCGAGGAGACCGCGGCGCTCGACCGCGCCCGCGGCGATGGCCACCACGGCAACGGGCACGGCAACGGCGAGGTCCCGTCCAAGGGCGAGGTGCCTGCGGGCTGGACGACGCCCGACCAGTAG
- a CDS encoding Lrp/AsnC family transcriptional regulator, translated as MITAIVLVHAVADSIPETAQAIADIDGVAEVYSCAGDVDLIAIVRVHAHEELADLIPAKIGKVTGVIDTDTHIAFRSYSTADTESAFAIGVEDAD; from the coding sequence GTGATCACCGCGATCGTGCTGGTTCACGCCGTGGCGGACAGCATCCCGGAGACAGCGCAGGCGATCGCCGACATCGACGGTGTGGCGGAGGTGTACTCGTGCGCCGGCGACGTCGATCTGATTGCGATCGTGCGCGTGCACGCCCACGAGGAACTCGCCGACCTCATCCCGGCGAAGATCGGCAAGGTCACCGGGGTGATCGACACCGACACGCACATCGCGTTCCGGTCCTATTCGACCGCCGACACCGAATCGGCGTTCGCGATCGGTGTCGAGGACGCCGACTGA
- a CDS encoding DEDD exonuclease domain-containing protein: MQLADRAQLTFDELGTPLREATFVVFDLETTGTKPGQDGITEIGAVKVRGGEVLGEFATLVDPGAPIPPQIVALTGITTTMLHDAPRIDRVLPAFLEFAAGAVLVAHNAPFDTSFLRAACLHHGYPWPKPAVVCTVRLARRVLTRQDSPSFRLSALAALFGSPVTPNHRALEDARATVHVLHALLERVGNVGVQSLEELLDYLPEVTPAQRRKRGMAADLPERPGVYLFRGPGDEVLYVGTARNLRRRVRQYFTGSESRGRIREMVALADRVDGIECSHALEAQIRELRLLAAHRPSYNRRSKNPRKSWWIVLTDEAFPRLSVVRLPKDGALGPFSSQMTAKIAADALASATGLRTCTQRISAHAPSGRPCALAELGRCGAPCAGRQSVEEYFPSVDAIVDLVSGRGTGPLDSARRQLDELSGAEHFEQAARRRDELAVLVRAVDRAHRLSALAAIPEMVAASPDGDRGWEFAVIRHGRLASAGVARRGVPPMPVVEQLVAAAETVEPGPGPLYGAPAEETSILLRWLTRPGVRLVRTAVPWSEPARGAGPWRGWLEQVTTAVSLEQAV; encoded by the coding sequence ATGCAACTGGCGGACCGCGCGCAACTGACCTTCGACGAGCTCGGCACGCCGCTACGGGAGGCCACGTTCGTGGTGTTCGACCTGGAGACCACCGGCACCAAGCCGGGCCAGGACGGGATCACCGAGATCGGGGCGGTCAAGGTGCGCGGCGGTGAGGTGCTGGGTGAGTTCGCCACCCTCGTCGACCCCGGCGCGCCGATCCCACCGCAGATCGTCGCCCTCACCGGCATCACCACGACGATGCTGCACGACGCGCCCCGCATCGACCGGGTGCTGCCCGCTTTCCTCGAGTTCGCGGCAGGCGCCGTGCTGGTCGCCCACAACGCGCCGTTCGACACGTCGTTCCTGCGCGCGGCGTGCCTGCACCACGGCTATCCCTGGCCGAAACCGGCCGTCGTGTGCACGGTGCGGCTCGCGCGCCGGGTGCTGACGCGGCAGGACAGCCCGAGCTTCCGGCTGTCCGCGCTGGCCGCCCTGTTCGGGTCGCCGGTCACGCCGAACCACCGCGCGCTGGAGGACGCCCGCGCCACCGTCCACGTGCTGCACGCACTGCTGGAGCGCGTCGGCAACGTGGGCGTGCAGTCGCTGGAGGAGCTGCTCGACTACCTGCCCGAGGTGACGCCGGCGCAACGGCGCAAACGCGGGATGGCGGCCGACCTGCCGGAGCGGCCGGGCGTGTACCTGTTCCGCGGCCCCGGCGACGAGGTGCTCTACGTCGGCACGGCCCGCAACCTGCGCCGCCGGGTGCGGCAGTACTTCACCGGTTCCGAGAGCCGCGGCCGCATCCGGGAGATGGTCGCGCTCGCCGACCGGGTGGACGGCATCGAGTGCAGCCACGCGCTGGAGGCCCAGATCCGTGAGCTGCGGCTGCTGGCGGCGCACCGACCGTCGTACAACCGGCGTTCGAAGAACCCGCGCAAGTCGTGGTGGATCGTGCTGACCGACGAGGCGTTCCCGCGCCTGTCGGTGGTGCGGCTGCCCAAGGACGGCGCGCTCGGTCCGTTCTCGTCGCAGATGACGGCCAAGATCGCCGCGGACGCCCTGGCGAGCGCCACCGGCCTGCGCACCTGCACGCAACGGATCTCCGCGCACGCGCCATCCGGCAGACCGTGCGCGCTGGCGGAGCTGGGCCGCTGCGGGGCGCCGTGCGCGGGACGGCAGAGCGTCGAAGAGTACTTCCCGAGCGTGGACGCGATCGTCGACCTGGTCTCGGGGCGGGGCACCGGTCCGCTGGACTCGGCGCGACGCCAGCTCGACGAGCTGTCCGGTGCCGAGCACTTCGAACAGGCGGCCCGGCGGCGGGACGAGCTGGCTGTCCTCGTGCGCGCGGTCGACCGCGCGCACCGGCTGTCCGCGCTCGCCGCGATCCCCGAGATGGTCGCGGCCTCCCCGGACGGCGACCGGGGCTGGGAGTTCGCGGTGATCCGGCACGGCCGGCTCGCCTCGGCTGGCGTGGCGCGGCGCGGAGTGCCACCGATGCCGGTGGTCGAGCAGCTGGTGGCCGCGGCCGAAACCGTCGAGCCGGGGCCTGGCCCGCTGTACGGGGCGCCCGCTGAGGAGACCTCGATCCTGCTGCGCTGGCTCACGCGGCCCGGCGTCCGGCTGGTCCGGACGGCGGTGCCGTGGTCCGAGCCCGCCCGCGGCGCGGGGCCGTGGCGCGGGTGGCTGGAGCAGGTCACCACCGCGGTTTCGCTCGAACAGGCCGTCTGA
- a CDS encoding NYN domain-containing protein, which translates to MFPSVHAEEPEDPGLRAASAGTGAEADGKSVTWRELPEPVRARLAELAAEALGKIPRIDIPQQLRPVAKFAPAKRAKLGGAALLTTLEDSTAFRTAVLEWVREYRPDALDPNVPDPVAAAVAAVLLGESSAATRVRLVVKNAAETALRAERDAAVARSQRLEAELARVRDELAEALAAVEGARQEREDELTKLRNRLREQGTQLRTAKDMAEQARERLAGADVKRAEEVAAVTAQLERERQRAAAERTRAERATADAEIARQSAKEAREADEVRLSLLVDTLQGAVSGLRRELSLDTSSRRPADSVHGATPGTGAGRQVRDPAVLDRLLALPSVHLIVDGYNVTKTGYPELTLADQRNRLVQQLGALAARTGAEVTVVFDGAEVLSVPTVSARGVRVLFSDPGVIADDVIRSLVGAEPEGRPLVVASTDRGVADSVRRSGAHPVASAVLLARLGRV; encoded by the coding sequence ATGTTCCCCTCAGTGCACGCCGAAGAGCCCGAAGACCCCGGTCTCCGGGCCGCCTCGGCGGGCACGGGCGCGGAAGCGGACGGGAAGTCCGTGACCTGGCGCGAACTGCCCGAGCCGGTGCGCGCGCGGCTCGCCGAGCTGGCGGCGGAGGCACTGGGGAAGATCCCGCGCATCGACATCCCGCAGCAGTTGCGGCCCGTGGCGAAGTTCGCGCCGGCGAAACGGGCCAAGCTCGGCGGTGCGGCGTTGCTCACGACACTGGAGGACTCCACCGCGTTCCGCACCGCCGTCCTGGAGTGGGTGCGCGAGTACCGGCCCGACGCGCTCGACCCCAACGTCCCGGACCCGGTCGCCGCGGCGGTGGCGGCGGTCCTGCTGGGGGAGTCGAGTGCCGCCACCCGGGTGCGGCTGGTGGTCAAGAACGCGGCGGAGACGGCGCTGCGGGCCGAGCGGGACGCGGCGGTGGCGCGCAGCCAGCGTCTGGAGGCCGAGCTGGCCCGCGTGCGCGACGAGCTGGCCGAGGCGCTGGCGGCGGTCGAGGGGGCGCGGCAGGAACGCGAGGACGAGCTGACCAAGCTCCGCAACCGGCTCCGCGAGCAGGGCACGCAGCTGCGGACGGCCAAGGACATGGCTGAGCAGGCGCGTGAACGGCTCGCGGGCGCCGACGTGAAGCGTGCCGAGGAGGTCGCCGCCGTGACCGCTCAGCTGGAGCGTGAGCGCCAGCGAGCCGCGGCCGAGCGGACCAGGGCCGAGCGCGCGACGGCGGACGCGGAGATCGCGCGCCAGTCCGCGAAGGAGGCACGCGAGGCGGACGAGGTCCGGCTTTCGCTGCTCGTGGACACCCTGCAGGGTGCGGTCTCGGGCCTGCGACGGGAACTGTCGCTGGACACCAGCTCCCGGCGGCCCGCGGACTCCGTGCACGGCGCCACGCCGGGCACCGGCGCGGGACGGCAGGTGCGGGACCCGGCGGTGCTGGACAGGTTGCTCGCGCTGCCCAGCGTCCACCTGATCGTCGACGGCTACAACGTCACCAAGACCGGCTACCCGGAGCTGACGCTGGCGGATCAGCGCAACCGGCTGGTCCAGCAGCTCGGCGCGCTCGCGGCGCGGACGGGCGCGGAGGTCACGGTCGTGTTCGACGGGGCGGAGGTGTTGTCGGTGCCGACGGTGAGCGCGCGTGGCGTGCGCGTGCTGTTCTCCGACCCCGGGGTGATCGCGGACGACGTCATCCGGTCGCTGGTCGGTGCCGAGCCCGAGGGACGGCCGCTGGTGGTCGCCTCGACCGACCGCGGGGTGGCGGATTCGGTGCGCCGGTCCGGGGCGCATCCGGTGGCCTCGGCGGTGTTGCTGGCCCGTCTGGGACGGGTCTGA
- a CDS encoding C40 family peptidase: MQSQPIKRVVAGALAAAAVLAVGGLPTAPAGAVPIPAPQQPTTSADALAQYRQLAAQAEQLNQEAMQAQADLDAKQADLDRANNDLAVATTAGQQALTAKDQYQGVVDQFADASFVGGMQFNKLSALLNGTSAQDFLERSSALEVLADEKNKALSEYNNAIQAAASAQTAAADAQARSQAATDAAAKLLNDLHARQDALNTQLDQLNEVRQRLSASERASQKDTGGSAPNVPAPTAAAQKAIDVALSKLGSAYGWGDTGPSTFDCSGLTLYAYKAAGITLPRTSQSQASAGVAVSRSQLQPGDLVFFGSPIHHVGLYLGDGKMVHAPETGDVVKISPLQNNYVSARRVAVS, from the coding sequence GTGCAGTCGCAACCCATCAAGCGCGTGGTCGCAGGAGCCCTGGCCGCCGCCGCGGTACTCGCGGTCGGAGGTCTCCCCACGGCTCCGGCCGGCGCGGTCCCCATCCCCGCCCCCCAGCAGCCCACCACCTCCGCGGACGCCCTGGCGCAGTACCGGCAGCTCGCCGCTCAGGCCGAGCAGCTGAACCAGGAGGCCATGCAGGCGCAGGCCGACCTCGACGCCAAGCAGGCCGATCTCGACCGGGCCAACAACGACCTGGCGGTCGCCACCACGGCCGGTCAGCAGGCGCTGACCGCCAAGGACCAGTACCAGGGTGTCGTCGACCAGTTCGCGGACGCCTCGTTCGTCGGCGGCATGCAGTTCAACAAGCTGTCCGCGTTGCTGAACGGCACCTCGGCGCAGGACTTCCTGGAGCGCTCCTCCGCTCTGGAGGTGCTCGCCGACGAGAAGAACAAGGCGCTGTCGGAGTACAACAACGCGATCCAGGCCGCCGCCTCCGCTCAGACGGCGGCCGCCGACGCGCAGGCGCGGTCGCAGGCCGCCACCGACGCGGCGGCGAAACTGCTGAACGACCTGCACGCGCGGCAGGACGCTCTGAACACCCAGCTCGACCAGCTGAACGAGGTCCGTCAGCGGCTGTCCGCGTCCGAGCGGGCGTCGCAGAAGGACACCGGTGGCTCGGCGCCGAACGTGCCCGCCCCGACGGCGGCCGCCCAGAAGGCGATCGACGTCGCGCTGAGCAAGCTCGGCAGCGCGTACGGGTGGGGCGACACGGGCCCCAGCACGTTCGACTGCTCGGGCCTGACGCTGTACGCGTACAAGGCCGCGGGGATCACGTTGCCCCGCACCAGCCAGTCGCAGGCGTCGGCAGGCGTCGCGGTCTCGCGGTCCCAGCTGCAGCCCGGTGACCTGGTGTTCTTCGGTTCGCCGATCCACCACGTCGGGCTCTACCTCGGCGACGGCAAGATGGTCCACGCCCCCGAGACCGGGGACGTCGTGAAGATCTCGCCGCTGCAGAACAACTACGTGTCCGCACGGCGCGTGGCTGTCAGCTGA
- a CDS encoding glycosyltransferase family 4 protein, with amino-acid sequence MLRTLLVTNDFPPRPGGIQNYLNSFARLLPSDQLVVYAPSWEKPSGSHPEFDAAAPFEVVRHPTSLMLPTPDVLGRAKDIMRAHDCQAVWFGAAAPLALLAQPLRAAGAEWVVASTHGHEVGWSMLPVARQALRRIGDTTDVITYVSKYTRGRFASAFGPSAGLELLPPGVDPDVFKPDDAARDEIRARHGLGDRPTVVCVSRLVPRKGQDMLIHALPELRRRVPDVALLLVGGGPYRKSLEKLADELGVAADVVFTGSVPWPELPAHYAAGDVFAMPARTRGKGLDVEGLGIVYLEASATGLPVVAGNSGGAPETVLDEVTGHVVDGRDVHQLAETLVPLLTDPARARKMGAAGREWATGHWRWDLLGARLRTFLGGEPVTAS; translated from the coding sequence GTGCTTCGGACGCTGCTGGTCACCAACGACTTCCCGCCGCGGCCCGGGGGAATCCAGAACTACCTGAACTCCTTCGCGCGCCTGCTGCCGTCGGACCAGCTCGTCGTCTACGCGCCGTCCTGGGAGAAGCCGTCCGGATCGCATCCGGAGTTCGACGCCGCCGCGCCGTTCGAGGTGGTGCGCCACCCGACGTCGCTCATGCTGCCCACCCCGGACGTGCTGGGCCGCGCGAAGGACATCATGCGCGCCCACGACTGCCAGGCCGTATGGTTCGGCGCCGCCGCGCCGCTGGCGCTGCTCGCGCAGCCGCTGCGGGCCGCCGGGGCGGAATGGGTCGTCGCGAGCACCCACGGTCACGAGGTGGGCTGGTCGATGCTGCCGGTGGCGCGTCAGGCGCTGCGTCGCATCGGGGACACCACCGACGTGATCACCTACGTCAGCAAGTACACCCGCGGCCGGTTCGCCTCCGCGTTCGGCCCGTCCGCCGGGCTGGAGCTGCTGCCGCCCGGCGTCGACCCGGACGTGTTCAAGCCCGATGACGCGGCGCGCGACGAGATCCGCGCCCGGCACGGGCTCGGGGACCGCCCGACCGTCGTGTGCGTGTCCCGTCTGGTGCCGCGCAAGGGCCAGGACATGCTCATCCACGCCCTGCCCGAGCTGCGCCGCCGCGTCCCCGACGTCGCGCTGCTGCTGGTCGGCGGTGGCCCGTACCGGAAGTCGCTCGAAAAGCTCGCCGACGAACTGGGCGTGGCGGCCGACGTCGTCTTCACCGGCTCGGTGCCGTGGCCGGAACTGCCGGCGCACTACGCGGCGGGCGACGTCTTCGCGATGCCCGCGCGCACCCGCGGCAAGGGCCTCGACGTGGAGGGGCTCGGGATCGTCTACCTGGAGGCGTCGGCCACCGGGCTGCCGGTCGTCGCGGGCAACTCGGGCGGGGCGCCGGAGACGGTGCTGGACGAGGTGACCGGCCACGTCGTCGACGGCCGCGACGTGCACCAGCTCGCGGAAACGCTCGTTCCGCTGCTCACCGACCCGGCGCGGGCGCGCAAGATGGGCGCCGCCGGCCGGGAGTGGGCGACCGGGCACTGGCGCTGGGACCTGCTGGGCGCCCGTCTGCGCACGTTCCTCGGCGGCGAACCCGTCACGGCTTCCTGA
- a CDS encoding uridine kinase encodes MRYRPITFERLAAELTERVLAMPQPWVRVAVDGPVDTAGPADALVGPLRVGGRAVQRVSTVDFLRPASLRFEYGRENPDSRYWSWLDEGALRREVLDPLGHNGSGKVLPALWDAERDRATRSERVELPAPGVLIADGEMLLGRGLPFELTVHLQLSPGALRRRLPEDEHWALEAFERYEEEVRPADFADVVVRADDPRHPAVLERVRKP; translated from the coding sequence GTGCGTTACCGGCCCATCACCTTCGAACGCCTCGCGGCCGAGCTGACCGAACGGGTGCTCGCGATGCCCCAGCCGTGGGTGCGCGTCGCCGTCGACGGGCCGGTGGACACCGCCGGGCCTGCCGACGCCCTGGTCGGCCCGTTGCGCGTGGGTGGCCGCGCGGTCCAACGGGTGTCCACTGTGGATTTCCTGCGCCCGGCGTCGCTGCGGTTCGAGTACGGCCGTGAGAACCCGGACTCCCGCTACTGGTCCTGGCTCGACGAAGGCGCGCTGCGCCGTGAGGTGCTGGACCCGCTGGGACACAACGGGAGCGGCAAGGTTCTGCCCGCGCTGTGGGACGCGGAGCGGGACCGGGCCACGCGCAGCGAGCGGGTCGAGCTGCCCGCGCCGGGAGTGCTGATCGCCGACGGCGAGATGTTGCTCGGGCGTGGTCTGCCGTTCGAGCTGACCGTGCACCTGCAGCTGTCACCGGGCGCGCTGCGGCGGCGCCTGCCGGAGGACGAGCACTGGGCGCTGGAGGCGTTCGAGCGGTACGAGGAGGAGGTGCGGCCCGCGGACTTCGCCGACGTCGTGGTGCGCGCCGACGATCCGCGCCACCCCGCCGTGCTCGAACGGGTCAGGAAGCCGTGA
- a CDS encoding cytochrome P450 family protein, with protein sequence MRVVDEPISLDEDIMQDPHALYRKLREDGPVRPAIMPHGQRVWLVSGYTEAKALLADPRLSKDANRIQELFQARITAIGGDAGPDPSGALLRYHMLNSDPPDHTRLRKLVNKAFTARTVARMRSRIEEITDELLDALSGQGRADLLDAFAYPLPITVICELLGIPESERGEFREWSNTLLNSGPQEDFHGAARSMAKYLTDLVEAKRAAPTQDLLSDLVHVSDEGDQLSHEELVAMAFLLLVAGHETTVNLIGNSVLALLRHPDQLAALRADPSLLPGAVEEFLRFEGPINIATLRFTAEPVAIGEVEIPANEFVMVSLVGANRDGDRFDDPDRLDVTRPAGGHLAFGHGIHYCVGAPLARLEAEVALGRLLDRFPVIELDGDPDELRWRESTLVHGLNTLPVVLG encoded by the coding sequence ATGCGCGTGGTGGACGAACCCATCAGCCTCGACGAGGACATCATGCAGGACCCGCACGCCCTCTACCGCAAGCTGCGGGAGGACGGGCCGGTGCGTCCGGCGATCATGCCGCACGGCCAGCGCGTGTGGCTGGTCTCGGGCTACACCGAGGCCAAGGCGCTGCTCGCCGACCCACGGCTGAGCAAGGACGCCAACCGGATCCAGGAGCTGTTCCAGGCCCGCATCACGGCGATCGGCGGCGACGCCGGACCGGACCCGTCGGGAGCTTTGTTGCGCTACCACATGCTCAACAGCGACCCGCCGGACCACACGCGGTTGCGGAAGCTGGTCAACAAGGCGTTCACCGCGCGCACCGTGGCCCGGATGCGCTCGCGCATCGAGGAGATCACCGACGAGCTGCTGGACGCCCTGTCCGGGCAGGGCAGGGCCGACCTGCTGGACGCGTTCGCCTATCCGCTGCCGATCACGGTGATCTGCGAGCTGCTCGGCATCCCCGAGTCCGAGCGCGGCGAGTTCCGCGAGTGGTCGAACACGCTGCTCAACTCGGGGCCGCAGGAGGACTTCCACGGCGCGGCCCGCTCGATGGCGAAGTACCTCACGGACCTGGTCGAGGCCAAGCGAGCCGCGCCGACGCAGGACCTGCTGTCCGATCTGGTGCACGTCTCGGATGAGGGCGACCAGCTCTCGCACGAGGAGCTCGTCGCGATGGCGTTCCTGCTGCTGGTGGCCGGTCACGAGACGACGGTGAACCTGATCGGCAACAGCGTGCTGGCGCTGCTGCGGCATCCGGACCAGCTCGCCGCGCTGCGCGCGGACCCGTCGCTGCTTCCCGGCGCGGTCGAGGAGTTCCTGCGGTTCGAGGGGCCGATCAACATCGCGACCCTGCGGTTCACCGCCGAACCGGTGGCGATCGGGGAGGTGGAGATCCCGGCGAACGAGTTCGTGATGGTGTCGCTGGTCGGCGCCAACCGGGACGGCGACCGTTTCGACGACCCGGACCGCCTCGACGTGACCCGTCCGGCGGGCGGGCATCTGGCCTTCGGGCACGGCATCCACTACTGCGTGGGCGCGCCGCTGGCCCGGCTGGAAGCCGAGGTGGCCCTGGGCCGCCTGCTGGACCGCTTCCCGGTGATCGAGCTGGACGGCGATCCGGATGAGTTGCGCTGGCGCGAGAGCACGCTGGTGCACGGTCTGAACACGCTGCCGGTGGTCCTCGGCTGA
- a CDS encoding MerR family transcriptional regulator: MRMAELSRESGVPVATIKYYQREGLLPPGELTSPNQARYSAVHVRRPKLVRALLEIGDPGTSTHDILGLAQHGLPMVTQEVTEEDRAWALGRIEEVARKRGWEVHPGSRVVESLVGVLCALRRVGHEWVLDALDSYAESADAVAEADVTAVAKLGATEVVAEGAVVGTVLGDALQAALRRLAHAQASQRVFTV; encoded by the coding sequence ATGCGGATGGCGGAGCTGAGCCGGGAGTCGGGTGTTCCGGTCGCGACGATCAAGTACTACCAGCGCGAAGGACTGCTTCCGCCCGGCGAGCTGACCAGCCCGAACCAGGCGCGTTACAGCGCGGTGCATGTGCGGCGGCCGAAGCTGGTGCGGGCGCTGCTGGAGATCGGCGACCCAGGCACCTCGACGCACGACATCCTCGGCCTGGCCCAGCACGGTCTGCCGATGGTCACGCAGGAGGTGACCGAGGAGGACCGCGCGTGGGCGCTGGGCCGGATCGAGGAGGTCGCCCGTAAGCGGGGCTGGGAGGTGCACCCGGGTTCGCGGGTGGTGGAGTCGCTGGTCGGCGTGCTGTGCGCGCTGCGCCGGGTCGGGCACGAGTGGGTGCTCGACGCGCTGGACTCCTATGCCGAGTCCGCGGACGCCGTCGCCGAGGCGGATGTGACGGCGGTGGCGAAGCTGGGCGCCACGGAGGTGGTGGCCGAGGGCGCCGTGGTGGGCACGGTGCTGGGTGACGCGTTGCAGGCGGCGCTCCGGCGGCTGGCGCACGCGCAGGCGTCGCAGCGGGTGTTCACGGTGTAG